GGAAATGAACCGTAAGGTGTCTATATCACACAttgatcttttttcaatttcaaatctaAGCGTTGTTAAATTCGACTTCAGCGAAGGCAGGTaattgaataataaatTGAATAATTGCAAGTGCCCATCCTCTCTGAGAGGAATTAAAACCGTGGAGTTCAatgattcaaaaagaattaaGAGGCAGAGCGTTATGAATCCTAAATTTATTAGCTGATCATTGGTCATActaaaaatttgaaagattgtttcatattcGCTAGAATTTGGCTTATTTATAGTATTGGATGGAAAAAGCTGCTCAATTATAGGTAATAATCTCTTTGGCTTCAATATTGGCAGTATTGAATTTGTTTCTGTTACAGTGGATAAATATTTGGTAATAAGATTTTGCGTTATAGATTGTGATGGAAACCTTAATATTTGAGATATACTGCTGTTATGCTCGTCACTATTATGGTTTGTCAACAGATATTGCAAAGATCCATTGAATTGTTTTTCGATTAGTGAATTCAgttcattgaaaaacttgaataGAAAGGGATCGCGTTCAATTAAATACTGAATCTGGAAGATAGAGCttttatttgaatttttcgGTAATAGCCATAACTTATTCTTGTCATCTTGTAAAATAGCGGAATTAAACACATTAAAAACTTTATTTGTATCCAAAAATTGAGGATCCAAGTCCTTAAATTCGTTGAGAGAAGGCCTTCTTTCATTGTTTGTAGTTAGTTTACCTTCCCCATCTGCgatttcatcttcactaaatttcctttttttgatcGTCAAAAATTCCTCTTGGCCCCGATTAAATTGTGAAGACAGCGTTCGTGCTGTAGAATCCGGCTTAATATCGAGATTTACTCCCGTGATCTTTTTGCCTGTAATTTCTTGCAATTCCAAAAGCCTgcctttcaagaaattcatTTCATGATTGATAATCTCATCTTGGGTGTATGGAGATGTCAGCATATGGAAAATTGCAGGGCCCTGAACCCAGTTGAGTGGAGTAGAAGATTCGTTCGCAGAAGTGACAGGCTTGCTTTCCAAGGAAGGTACCGATTTAGGAATATATTGAGTATGTTGTTGATTCAAGGTCGCATTTGCCGCAGATGACCTATTACTAAGTTGGTTTTGGGCATTGAGCAGTTGCAGGCGCGTGTTATATTCTCTTATTTGCTCCAGGGAAGCCAGTTCTGGGTTTTTCTGCAAAAGTGCAGCGGTTTCCTTGGAAACACGACGAGAAGAGGCGTAATAAGAGTTTAAAAACGGGCCGTTGGCTACTTGACGGGTActggaagaggaagagctAGAGGGAACATATTGTCCCGGAACATCCGGATAAAAACAGTCCATTTTGTTATGTTTCATACAGTTCCCACAAATCGGCTTAACACGGTCACAGCCTATCTTCCTTTTACGGCACTGCACACAAGCAGGTggttttttcatttttctacCACGAATATCCATCGTTGTTTTATGGTTCTGAAACAATACGTTTGTAGGAAGAGCTTAAGAAAATATCACAGAATCACAAGTAAAATACGTGGGTAGAACGGGGTGATTAAAGCAGAGCACCGATGAGTTTGGTTTAAAAAACCGTGAGTTTCGATGATAGAACTTAACGTAAGCAGCTAATATATTCTCTCGGGCGAAAACGGGAAAGTGGTCTCACAAGCGTCTAACCGGCCGAGtgaatattgatgaattatGGCTATCTATGAAAGGTATAGCGGTGGGGGGGTCCAGAAAGCAGTATGTTCCCGATGATAAAGGTAGTTCTTGGTCTGTTTGATCCTGACTGGTCAACAAGGCTCACTTTGGTCAACGGAAATACTCTTGTAAAGTTGTGCCAGAAAAGGGCCATAGGGTAACGTTCTCGTTCTATGTGATAAATCAACTGTTATTAGCGGTACATAGTTATGTAACTAGGCTATACATCTCTTGAGGTGCGGTGGAGTTTATAACTCATCGTGAGCCTCTTCACTAGCTTCCGCTCTGATCTGTTCCTGCAGCTTAGCGGCGTCTTGCTTGCTCAAAGGAACAGTTTCCAACTCACCACTTTCCACGATGACAACTTCCTTCACGGGCATATTTCTACTGTCAGTCTTCACGTTTTCAATGTAGTGAACCACATCCATACCCTCTAAGACTTCTCCGAAGACAACGTGTTTCCCATCAAGCCATGGACATGGAACAGtggtgatgaagaattgtGATCCGTTGGTGTTTTTTCCACGATTGGCCATAGACAATCTGCCAGGCTTGTTATGCTTGACATCAAAATTTTCGTCTTTGAAAGTGTTACCGAAGATGGATTTACCACCGATACCAGACCTGTGAGTGAAATCACCGCCTTGAATCATGAAATTAGGAATCACACGATGGAAGATAGAATTCAAGTAGCCCATCTTGGGGTCCGTGGAAATGGtcaattgataaaaattctCAACAGTTTGAGGTGTGGTGAGACCATACAATCCCATGACAATACGACCGATCTTTTCATCACCATGGTTAATTTCGAAATACACTTTATGTGTGATCTCGGGGTCCTCTGGTGTCTCTTCTTTAGCAAAGATGGTGGTCGTGAATAAACAAGCAAATAAAGTGATGATGGATAAAAACTGTAGTTTCATTGTTGCAGATCTTCCTGTCCCTCTTGTTTTTTGAACTGAACATTACATCAATTGTTGAGACTCTTCGAGGGTGGTAGAAAAGAATggcttcattttttttcctttgcaAAAAAAGGGATTCGCTGcgaagagaaaaacaacaaaattaaTATATTGTGTATTGTAAGTTTGTATTTAACTATATTAACTATTGTGCTATAGCCACTGTTTTAAATCAGGACTTGAAGCTACGAACTCTTCTAGTCTGCTTTGAAGATCTTGAAcctcttttttcatttcgaTTAGAGATCTCACCTTCCTTTGGCTGTCTGGCTTCAAGACATTAGGGCCTTGAAAAGGTTCGTCCCCGTCCGCAGTGGCCAGTGCAGacttgttctttcttgcCTGTCTACCACCGACTCCTAAATAATCATCCCGTCTTGCTTGCCAATCGACCAAAGTACCATTGCCATCCCAATGGTCTAGTTTATCGTATATCAAATCTCCCACATTATTTATCTTATAACGTGGTATAATGTGTGTGTGCAAGTGAGGAACTGACTGGCCAGCTTCAGGCCCGTCTTGGATGGCAACATTAATTGAATCCGCCTTATATTGCCATTTAATAAACCTATGGATTAATTGCAGGGTGTTGAAATAATCTTGGGATTCAGGCACAGTCAGATCCGATAAGGTTAACACCGTGGTTCTCAATGGAACAATCAATATATGACCCGGTACAATTGGTTTTAAGTTCACCAATGCATAGGTGTATTTTGATTTCTGTTTACAAACGGACGTACAAAGTCTTCTTATAGTTAGTAACGCAATGATCCGAAAGGGTACTAAAACACACAAGCGTGCATACGTAAAAAACTTGCTCAGTCACTAGAAACTTGCTGAAATATATTGGCTTATTCATGCTTATACTTTTCCTTGTTTTGCTTAAGATCATTCTGAGCTTAAAATAGGTCATATAGAAagtccttttttttcttcgctTCAAACTACTGATCAGTAAGAGTAAGTTAaccatatttttgaaaaagtataaactaaaaaaatacatatttTAATTGGCATGGAAGCCACATTCCACTGCAAGTTAGCATGCAAAATTCTTTTAGGTCAAGTAAACGAATTGACCTCAATACTGTCCAGAAGAAAACACGAATCGtacaacaaaaatgaaCATCCTAATAATTTAAATATAAACTACCATCTTGATCTTCCAAAGAGACCACTAGGTCGGTGACCTCATCACTCTTCATATTCCAACCTAGCTTGGGAGAAACGCATATGTTCTTCAAACATGGTAGCCTGGATTCTAATATGGCTATAGTCAAATCGTCGGGATGAATCTTAGAAGCTAATCCCAAGGATCCACTACATTCCAAGTATAATGTTTTAAGGGGCCTGTCATATTCCACTAATTTGCTCAGCATGAATTCCGAAAAACACCACTTGGAACAGTAATCTACCATGATTTgcaaagaaatcaaattAGCACAATACGTGAAGACATGGTCTAAAGAGTTTTCCGTCAAAGATGGCATTGgataatggaaaaataaGTGCTTTAAATTATCACCGATTTGTGACAACAAGGAATAAATAGACAACTCCATTATTTGAGGGCAATAGGAAAATTCTAAGGTGGTAATAGTCTTTGGCCATTTCGTATCAATAACAAATTCATTGGTGATACCTCCGCTCAATTTTAAATATCTGAGGTTCTGTGGCCATTCAATATCTTGAAATCCCTGGCAGTCAATAGATGATCTAGGAAAAGATAAATGCGTTAATTTAGTGAAGTTTTTAATAGCAGAAAACAATTCCTTTAGCTTGACCGTTTCTGACACCAAACCCAGGTCTAGGAATTTCAAATCATGGCAcgatttcaatgaaatcaGGGGAGCATAGCCAAAGCTTGTCTGTGGAGCAATGAATTTAGTTAAATTAGAGCAGCATCGTCGCAACAGCTTAGAAACGAATGAATTTCTACCACTTTGTAAAATTGTAGATAAGTTCAACTCATAAACATAATGTCctaaattcttctttttatttataatTATAGTATCAACAAATCCATTGAAATTCTTACTTGTTAGTGCTGGCGCAAAGTACAGCTTTGGTAGACACATGCAATACCAGTTTTTACAAACTAGTAGATAGTTCATAATAATTCCAgtagttatttttttcccatTAGTTACTTTATtggtattttcattttcccCTGGTATATCGAGGTAATGGATTATTCTATACTGTAGCTCCCATGGTAAAGCCATCCTTAATGATAGGGAAAGA
The Saccharomyces mikatae IFO 1815 strain IFO1815 genome assembly, chromosome: 4 genome window above contains:
- the CPR5 gene encoding peptidylprolyl isomerase family protein CPR5 (similar to Saccharomyces cerevisiae CPR5 (YDR304C) and CPR2 (YHR057C); ancestral locus Anc_5.323) encodes the protein MKLQFLSIITLFACLFTTTIFAKEETPEDPEITHKVYFEINHGDEKIGRIVMGLYGLTTPQTVENFYQLTISTDPKMGYLNSIFHRVIPNFMIQGGDFTHRSGIGGKSIFGNTFKDENFDVKHNKPGRLSMANRGKNTNGSQFFITTVPCPWLDGKHVVFGEVLEGMDVVHYIENVKTDSRNMPVKEVVIVESGELETVPLSKQDAAKLQEQIRAEASEEAHDEL
- the PFU1 gene encoding Pfu1p (similar to Saccharomyces cerevisiae YDR306C; ancestral locus Anc_5.327), which gives rise to MANKSRPKKIKAPYRKYVAGEGFSSTRNDNKAKEFTITVPDNAELIETPQGSYYYDEANDTIVKLTRLSSNKKNKKGHKQSPLSPSSSSRPKGEKEGQVMESEKTNTLSLSLRMALPWELQYRIIHYLDIPGENENTNKVTNGKKITTGIIMNYLLVCKNWYCMCLPKLYFAPALTSKNFNGFVDTIIINKKKNLGHYVYELNLSTILQSGRNSFVSKLLRRCCSNLTKFIAPQTSFGYAPLISLKSCHDLKFLDLGLVSETVKLKELFSAIKNFTKLTHLSFPRSSIDCQGFQDIEWPQNLRYLKLSGGITNEFVIDTKWPKTITTLEFSYCPQIMELSIYSLLSQIGDNLKHLFFHYPMPSLTENSLDHVFTYCANLISLQIMVDYCSKWCFSEFMLSKLVEYDRPLKTLYLECSGSLGLASKIHPDDLTIAILESRLPCLKNICVSPKLGWNMKSDEVTDLVVSLEDQDGSLYLNY
- the HNT2 gene encoding bis(5'-adenosyl)-triphosphatase (similar to Saccharomyces cerevisiae HNT2 (YDR305C)); the protein is MILSKTRKSISMNKPIYFSKFLVTEQVFYKSKYTYALVNLKPIVPGHILIVPLRTTVLTLSDLTVPESQDYFNTLQLIHRFIKWQYKADSINVAIQDGPEAGQSVPHLHTHIIPRYKINNVGDLIYDKLDHWDGNGTLVDWQARRDDYLGVGGRQARKNKSALATADGDEPFQGPNVLKPDSQRKVRSLIEMKKEVQDLQSRLEEFVASSPDLKQWL
- the RSC3 gene encoding Rsc3p (similar to Saccharomyces cerevisiae RSC3 (YDR303C) and RSC30 (YHR056C); ancestral locus Anc_5.322) — encoded protein: MDIRGRKMKKPPACVQCRKRKIGCDRVKPICGNCMKHNKMDCFYPDVPGQYVPSSSSSSSTRQVANGPFLNSYYASSRRVSKETAALLQKNPELASLEQIREYNTRLQLLNAQNQLSNRSSAANATLNQQHTQYIPKSVPSLESKPVTSANESSTPLNWVQGPAIFHMLTSPYTQDEIINHEMNFLKGRLLELQEITGKKITGVNLDIKPDSTARTLSSQFNRGQEEFLTIKKRKFSEDEIADGEGKLTTNNERRPSLNEFKDLDPQFLDTNKVFNVFNSAILQDDKNKLWLLPKNSNKSSIFQIQYLIERDPFLFKFFNELNSLIEKQFNGSLQYLLTNHNSDEHNSSISQILRFPSQSITQNLITKYLSTVTETNSILPILKPKRLLPIIEQLFPSNTINKPNSSEYETIFQIFSMTNDQLINLGFITLCLLILFESLNSTVLIPLREDGHLQLFNLLFNYLPSLKSNLTTLRFEIEKRSMCDIDTLRFISLWKYYQFVMATSSSSSVVIDYDEDMHMACLLSLNHETQNQSHILIWNFIFKNYCWRHLFLGQLPLLMSEPFTNSTPIIDPLLNNDFELIDFEVNLMKYLQSKDQQLSIEKIMQLIKLLRSKNVEVSQGCLTTSSIINNIMDSLIYRNSMLYLNFYLLLQFEKLKNYAKFNEILEEFLELSRETLFFVFSNLANIKFAGHEFTFINKSITVLQTLVLMLLALYQRSFESFKETAAEKEDSIDQTDSVHSNNDNKRIKNKNVIHLIINKISMLLKDYTKNCKKQNKLIENLIIKIKMISYYIKNLEESKVSPVIGLNYTTNNGFTGIGTDQLIKLNHELNKISESLIKTDFYEQRNNSTLSNGVMGTAAPVDSDASLDTFGLTMENFSEIFEAIRS